The genomic window GTACACGTATTCCCGTATTGAGAGCACCCTCATATTCTTCACAGTTTTCTGTCATGGTATTTTATGTTAAAGCCGTACTGTTATTCTTTTTCTGTAATTTCCATAATTCCTGAGCTTCCCTTCCaatgttttattgaacttatcctTATTCTgacatttggcttcacaacttTTCTATCTGGCGAACTTCTTTTAATCTGCttgtgctacttcaatgaaaaATCTGAAACTTAAAAGCCAACAAAACATGCTTTTGCTCTATATTGTTTGGTCAAACATTTACATAATTgtcacttttgtttttaaactacACAGAGCTGTAGGAGCAATCTTCAAACCCGATGTAGAAAGTACCCTGTCCTGTTTGCCTGTGTCGTGAGAAAATTTGAACTCTGGGTTGTCTAACTTAAAGTTTCTTAATTCTCTAATGTCACTACATTTCTCACCATGCAAGACCTTGACTTTGAGTACTAAAAAATGTAAGGTATCAGCTTGCCaatttaaatcatataatgAACGAAAATAAGCTGAGAAATGGTGAATCACCATGACACCCTAGAATGATGGTGAAGATTCGTGAATCACCATGATGTCCTATAATAAAGATAAGGAATGTGGTGTTAGTTTCACTATGACTGGCTATCTTTCTGTGACCATTGTGTAGCCAAATACAACTTCAATATCCATCCATTTGGGAAAAGGAGACAATactgaattaaattaaattgaactaaatcaaaattattCATTGTGAAAATAAGTCACCCAAAGTGCGTttaattgttttgtttcttgaagAGTGTCACTCAATCCTTTAATCTGGCATCACATTATCATTTAAGTATGGTTTAAATGACATGTTTTTGAATATAAACTCGCATAGTTTGATAGATAAGTTAAAATGCAGGCCAGATTGAGGGCTGCCAAATTAGCTGAGGAAGCACAGAAGGCAGCCCGGGAAGCTGCAATAAAGGAATTGAAGGAAGCTGCAGAAAAAGAAGCTCTTAGAGCTCGTGCATTTGTAGCTGAAGCTCTGGATAAACATAGCACAGAAAAAATTCAAGTCTCCCCTATAAAAGTTTCTAACAATATTGTATCTAATGTAGACAAAGGTACATGGTTGGGTGGATTTAAAAGCCATGATGCTTATCTAACTTCTTTGGGATGTTCTTATATGTTCAATTGTTCATATTTTTGATGACTTCATGGCAGGCATAAAAGTTCTCGCTGCAGATAACGCATTACAAATTGAGGAGAGCAGAATAAAATTCTATGACGAAGTGGCTAAAGAAATGATGTTGAGCTCCAATGAGGTCTTTCTTTCTACACCATTtacattgatttgatttgacaTTTTGAATATGTTCCTTGTCCAAGTAATTTACTTTAGGCGAGGGGTATGTGATAAATGTCCAAACTGAGAAACACTCGTTTGGTTTTATTTTGTGTGTTTAAGTACTtagctttgtttggttgggatCTGCAAACTAATTCAATTTCAGGTCTTTTAATTTGGGTTCTTGAAAAACTGGTTGAACCTAAACCAAACAAGATTAGCTTACTGGGCCAGATTTTAGTTACTTGGCTTTGTGGGCTTTATCTCATGAGCCATACTGcattattatattgttatttGTGACTGAACTTCAAAATTTAAGAACTATTGAAAATATAACTCACTTTCCAACATTCCAAACTCTGCTGGTATAGTTACTTTTCTTCAAAGCTATCAAACCAGCTAACAACCCATTGGttttatgtttgaaatttattttgtatatttgatGAAGTAAAATTCTCAAACTGAGTGAACCAATAATATGCAGGTTATGTTTGCTTTTTGCGATATATTCTGTTTGGTTGTGTTGATAAACTTTAAAACTGATTAATTCAGTGTATGTTGAAGATTCCCCATAAATGTGACTGAACCTAAATGTGGAGACCACTACATTACAAAATGTTGACTAAGTTGGAGTTTGAATAAATTCCTTAATCTCGAACAGCTcaagtttgttttattttttatttttatttttgacttcattttttcgttttatttataatttttttattttatactcctttttttataacttctaaacaaacaattatttttgGCAGGAGTTTGATAGATGTGGGCGACAAATTAGCAAGCTTTtgagacaaataaataaaactcaacaGAAAGTCAggttaagatatatatatttttctttttctttatgtttttttctacttttgatATGTTCATTTTCCTGGATAtcaattatttgttaatatcatttggttataacaaaaactaatgcATATAAATAGATTTAACCATTTATCAAATCAGTTTACAATGACAGTCTTGTAGATATTGTTTTCAACGTTTAGATTAGGAAAAAGGATTGTTCACCCTTATATATTTGGTTATCTATAGGCTGGAGAAATGGGTCAATTTCAGTCTTGAAGGCATGGTGTTGATTTACATGTCCTTAATGGAGCAAGTTATGCTTCATACATGGCttaaataaacattatattGTAATCTTTCCAGGATAGCCTatagaataatacaaaatattgaaaaagtCTTTATCAACTAGTTTTTAACAACTTCAAGGGACTCATGGCCTCAAATGCGGCTCTGCTGTTCttcacaataatatatatttatttttctatggaCAGAGCTGTTTCAGTTGCTCTTGTTGGCATCATTGATGGCCCTCAGTGCCCACGGCCCATATCTTGTTTGTTAGTTGCGCAAAAGGTATTTGACAATTCACtttgtatttctttcttttttgaatcaatatcTAAGTTTGAAGACAAATTCATATGTTTCATTTTGCTGCACTTCTTCTAGACTATCCTCTAGGAGCTGCCCTTTCCTTGTTTTCATTCTCCTTATTCTGACTTGCATGAATTTTCTATAATGTTTCACTTTGAATTTCTATGTTTTACAATGGTTTTGTTTGGTCactttaaattgattttattttgatttggatCCCTACAATTATTTCTTCTTATAAATTTATGCCCATATCACTAAAATgattattgaattattaatagGTGGCCCTTAAGATGCTCTTCTTTGCCACTTCTGTAAATTTCCCTTCTATTTATTAGGGTCACAtagcaattgatataaatttaaatgatgTTAGGTTTCACTGAAGTTTGTCATGTTCTTAATAAAAAAGTCTTGTCGTGTGCATTATTGAATGAgattatatttaataagaaaAGGAGGTGTTCAGTTTGTAAGTTTATGATGATCAACAGGAATAGGAGAGGTTTTGTTGGGCCTATTCATGTTATTTAAacttacaaaataaattagattAGGTGATATCTGTGCCGTGGGAATTCGGGAATTCTGAGGAAAATTATAAaggaattttttaatatttaattaaaaatattaaaataataatatataataataaataaaatagttaaagttaactaattaaattcaatattttatttacatactGGAAAGACGGTCAAAGCAAAACTTGCCAATTAGGGTGCAAAACTTTCTTATCCTTACATGGTGGGCTCGATCCCTTTTTCCAATTCCTCTCTACTCAATAGTCAGTCTTCAGCCTCCCTTATCAGTCCGTGATTCAAGACCCCACGAGAAGAACTCTTATCAACTCTACAAGCCAACTCTATCCCCTCTTTGGTGTTTTTACATTTGTCTGCATGGCAGTGGACTTTCTGCAAGGAACTGTTGCTAAGATGAACTGTTTAAGTCTCATGCCCATCTTATGTTCTTGTTTATTGCCTCTAGGTAGTTGTTACTCCATTGATTATTTGGCCTTCTGGTCAATATATGTGTggttattttattatgaaatcCCTTCAAATTTCATTCTATGAATTACATTTGGCAAACAATATTAAGTCACTAGACTGGTTCCATTAAGCCCACCAGACACATTCAATTACATGCTAGGGTTGAACTACTTTGCCATGCATCGCTAGAATTCTTGTGCAAATTGAACCATGGATGGTTTACCTATGACTTTATCATGTTCTGCAGTTGCACATACGTATTACTTCTTGTAGCATTATCTATTTTTCTTAAGCAATGATTGAAAAGATTTGAAGCAAAGAAGTCATGGCTTATAGCGAGCAGAAAGAGATGTGAAGATCAGGTAATGCAGAGTCAACCAGCCATGTAGATAAGTTTTAGATGTGAAGGATGGAAGGGAGAAATAATAAATGAGGCATGGTTCTCAAAAATTTTACTTCTATTGGTCAGTAAAGTTTTTACTAGTTGCTTAATTGATATTGTGGATTACATTCTTTTCCTAATCCTCACAAGCGTACTATAATAAAAGTTATAGTTCAAAGATATGCTGTTTCTGAAAAATGTCCTTTCATGTtgtagaagttttttttttcaccacaTCACTGAGTGTTTACTTCTGAAATTATTCAGTTAGCTTTTCTTCAATATTCAAACCGAgcacatttttttcttattgagTTTAAGATAATATCAATCACTTAATGAttcaaattagttaaaaaatattttttttcttccattattGGCAATAGCCAACAGTTCTTTTTATGGATGCTACTCTATCTGATGATTCAGGTTGTTTCATTATGCGAGAACCCAAATGCAAGTTTTGACAGTACTGCTTTTGCATGGGGACATGTTATTCTCAGAGTCACGTCACAGGTATTTGTTTCAAACTGATTGCACTGATTATGTTTGTCCTAAATGCTTCTATGATTGACTTATTAAATGGAGCTCAACTACTTGCACTTATTTTCAAGTCATAATTTCCTTCCAGTTTCTACTTCATTCAGTTCAAACTTCTAACACAAGAAGTTGAAATCTGGTTGTTCTGTTGTAATTTTTTCCATTATAAATATTCTTATGGCCTATCTTTCATTTAAAGCATATAGATGGACTGGAGGATTGGAGAGTGATGATCATGATGGATAGCCAACTTGGTTCAATATACTTCAAATTGCTGCCTTCATCCCCTAAATTGGTTTCATATTCCCTCAGCTAGGTTCACTGTATTTTGCCAGAAAGTTGCATAAATTAATTCAGGCTGAATCAAACTATTTGCTGGAGAATAATATGGGATAAGAATCAGAGACTTGCTTCAAAAGATTTGCTGGTTTGTGGTGGCCATCTTGTTTGATGATTGATTTGAAATACATTGGGTGATGGATTAATTTTCCCATGAAATTGAAAGCAGCagaattattgttaaaattaattagatcTGCATGAGATCACAGCTTTTCTGTGGATTTGCATAATTACATAAACCatacatttgtttttattattcgTTACATATATATCCATCAATAGCTCACCTTTTTCGGGTATTTTTTACATTTGTGTGAAATGTTGAAGATGCTTATATTTGTTGCCTAATGTGTCAAATTGTGAATCTCCGAGATACTCCAATGGAAGTGCTGGTTTTAAGATATTCAAATTTGtgcttttctttaatttattggaTTTGCTATCAATTGATATCCATTACTAAAGATGTGTTAGTGAATGTaatgattttaatatttctctatTTCTGTGGTTTGGTGGAGTGCAACACATGCTGcttgtttattatttgttaagtaaTGATTAGTAAAGTTATTCCACTCAGTTCCCAGCAGTAATGGATCTCCTGATGTaatgattttaatatttctctatTTCTGTGGTTTGGTGGAGTGCAACACATGCTGcttgtttattatttgttaagtaaTGATTAGTAAAGTTATTCCACTCAGGTCCCAGCAGTAATGGATCTCCTGATTGCTGCAATGCATAAGGCCTGCATTTACACTGTTCCAAAGCATTTGCGACCTACAGAAGTGAGTCTTTGATAATATATGATGGAACAATTTTTCTTACATGTTCAACGTTTGCTATTAtgttaatttatgtatttttggatgaatgGGTGAAGATTAACAACTCATATGCTGTGTATTATTTGCtaactatttttaattgatCTTGCAAGTTTAATAGTGTGGGGTTTTACCATTTTCTATGCACTTAACCATCTGTGTAATATCTCTCTGCAAACTTGTAGTTTCTGTTCCACAAATGTATAATATGAACCTATCTGATGTTTCATAATATGTGTCTCTGAAcgtgctttttatttatttatttatttattttttaaacttggtAAGGTTTATTGCTTAGAATGTTCAGATAAGAAGATACTACATAAATTTAGTTAAGCATGGAAGAGATGGGAATGATAGGTGGATATGAGGCAATGTAAGGCCTGGAGTTGAATTTATTTGTGCTAAGTCAGGAATTATGAGTAGTTTCAAACAAAAGAATGAGATCATTTAAGATGTTTTGGGTATATGTTATAGAGATATAAAAGCAGTACAGGAATGAGGGGATTCATGTTAGTTTGGTTGAATAAGGAGGAATTTAAAATAATACGGATAGCAGTGATAAGAAATAGTGAGGAAATAGAATGCAAAAGAATGACAAATACATGTGATTCACCATATTTGTTGGAAATTtaggttttgttgttgttaccATTGTGTAAATTGCTAATGGCATTGCATCTTCCATCTTTCTCTCACACAAAAGAAAGTAGAGAAAATGCAAAACCTACCAAATAACCTTTGAAGATGGCTTTATAATTAGCAATATATTCTTCCCTGgaattattaatttcatcaCTCAAATGAGTTCTGTATATTATAAGCATTTTAAtctgttttattattttctctagTCACCTTCAAAGTCCAATGACTACCTAAAAATTATTGGCTATCGCGAAGAGGAGGGGCGTATTGAAAGCTCTGACAGCTATCTAAAACGTGTGGAATCTTACATGAAGCTATATGCTGCCATAATCCAGGTTCCAGATTCATTTACCCATCCTCCCGATTCCGTTCACTGGGTGGTCTGCTTGCAGCATAGCACTGAAATTTGACGCATAAAATGTGGTTTGTTGCTTGTTTTTGCAGACACAGGTTCCTGGTATCCAAAACCCTCATGGCTTAAAAGAGGGCTGGGCCTGGCTTTCAACATTCTTGAACAACCTTCCTGCTAACAGGACCACTGCTGTTGCACTACATGCTTTCTTAAAGGTTCTTGCCTATGCCATAGCTCTTATTTGACTTATTTCACATAATTGGTTGCGATTGTTGTTGTATCTAATTCAAATATTTGTTGTCAGATGGCAGGTTTTGCACTTTATAAGAGATATAGGTCTCAGTTCAGTAAGATATTAAATTTCATATCAGATAACTTTTTGACTGTACTAAAGAAGAGGGATAATGCTAGTAAGGTCTATGTGGAAATTGAAGAGTACTTGCAAAGCAAGGCCTATTTAACCCAACCGGAAGGCTGGTCCCTTCAGAGTGGTCTACTTTCTAGGGAATTAGTTTGACCAAAAGCCTCGAAGGGCTACGGTTGCATATGGTACATTCATTACAACTTTCACCTTGATGAAGATGCCAAATTGTAAACTGTCTAATAATTATAGTATGTTCCCACTTGAGATACAGACATGGAGCGTCCTTTTGTGGTCTCTTCTGCCGTCAGGCCTCTCTGCTTCTTGTGCTTTATCGAGCACATTAATGGAGGTTCTTTTGGTACATGGCCTCCCGAGTGGAACCTAGAGGTCTGATTCTATTGCCTTCACCTTCtttatcttcattattttggtgattttgTGCTGTTGTGCTTTTTTGTTAGTTTGACAGACATCTTAATCTTAAATTGTGTTCATCTTTCATTAGGTTTCTTTTCGAAATTTTTGGCCAACTGCTTGTATACAAATAATGATTAGCATTAAAGAGTAGTGTACTGTTTCAATGACAGATGTAGGTGAAGATCAGCTGGACACAACCTGAACACTGTTGAGAAAGTTAGCAAGCAAATCCACCAAGCTGTCTTTGTGGCAAGAACAAGCATGTCGACGACCCTCGTTGAAGTTGGGACTTGGTCTTGATCCTCATAAAATTAAATTCCACAAAGTTCCGGTTCATGGCACAAACTTTTAATGGGAAATAGACAGTGGACAGGGAGAGCCTAAGAGTTCAGCATCATATGAATTGATTGTACTGAGTCATGTTATCtgtacaaaataattaatagccATTCAGATATCCCTGAGATGGGTTGTTTGATGTGCCCCTTGAAGAAACTAATGTATTGGGAAACAATTATGTGCAAATTCNNNNNNNNNNNNNNNNNNNNNNNNNNNNNNNNNNNNNNNNNNNNNNNNNNNNNNNNNNNNNNNNNNNNNNNNNNNNNNNNNNNNNNNNNNNNNNNNNNNNNNNNNNNNNNNNNNNNNNNNNNNNNNNNNNNNNNNNNNNNNNNNNNNNNNNNNNNNNNNNNNNNNNNNNNNNNNNNNNNNNNNNNNNNNNNNNNNNNNNNNNNNNNNNNNNNNNNNNNNNNNNNNNNNNNNNNNNNNNNNNNNNNNNNNNNNNNNNNNNNNNNNNNNNNNNNNNNNNNNNNNNNNNNNNNNNNNNNNNNNNNNNNNNNNNNNNNNNNNNNNNNNNNNNNNNNNNNNNNNNNNNNNNNNNNNNNNNNNNNNNNNNNNNNNNNNNNNNNNNNNNNNNNNNNNNNNNNNNNNNNNNNNNNNNNNNNNNNNNNNNNNNNNNNNNNNNNNNNNNNNNNNNNNNNNNNNNNNNNNNNNNNNNNNNNNNNNNNNNNNNNNNNNNNNNNNNNNNNNNNNNNNNNNNNNNNNNNNNNNNNNNNNNNNNNNNNNNNNNNNNNNNNNNNNNNNNNNNNNNNNNNNNNNNNNNNNNNNNNNNNNNNNNNNNNNNNNNNNNNNNNNNNNNNNNNNNNNNNNNNNNNNNNNNNNNNNNNNNNNNNNNNNNNNNNNNNNNNNNNNNNNNNNNNNNNNNNNNNNNNNNNNNNNNNNNNNNNNNNNNNNNNNNNNNNNNNNNNNNNNNNNNNNNNNNNNNNNNNNNNNNNNNNNNNNNNNNNNNNNNNNNNNNNNNNNNNNNNNNNNNNNNNNNNNNNNNNNNNNNNNNNNNNNNNNNNNNNNNNNNNNNNNNNNNNNNNNNNNNNNNNNNNNNNNNNNNNNNNNNNNNNNNNNNNNNNNNNNNNNNNNNNNNNNNNNNNNNNNNNNNNNNNNNNNNNNNNNNNNNNNNNNNNNNNNNNNNNNNNNNNNNNNNNNNNNNNNNNNNNNNNNNNNNNNNNNNNNNNNNNNNNNNNNNNNNNNNNNNNNNAAGTATTCCACTCAGAGATCAGTCGTTAAAGATAACCTCCTCTAGAGCTTCCCCCCTGCGTGTGTTCTGAGAGCCACCTCCTTGGGCTCctccttgccatggcaagcgggggccAGCCTCCAACCCCTTCAACCCAAACGCCTCCTCGAAAATCTTGGGCACAAGTCTCCTCCACCAATGCTCAGCACTCGGATAATTCTCCACTGCATAACATCCATATCCTCAACAAGCTAAAAGAAACAACCATCGATTTCGTCGAGCTTGACAACGATGCCTTCGCTAGAGCACGGATGTGCTTTTAGTAGATAACGGATGTGCTTTTAGTATGCTATCTACGGGAAACTATTCGGCAAGCCAACTCCATTTGAACAGATCAAAAATGCTCTTCTAGTTAAATGGGTAGAAATTGTTAATGCTTGTATCTCCGATCTCCCTAACGGATTTTTGTTAATTCGGTGTTCTTCTCAACAAGTTATCCAAAAGCTTCTCATGGAGGGTCCTTGTTCCATTAACGGCATCATTTTGCAACTATCTCCATGGAAACCTTTCTTCGAGCCATTGTTTGCCAAATTAACCTCAGCTGCAATTTGGGTTCAGTTTTCATAATCTCCCTGCCGACTTCTGGGATGGTGAAACTTTGAAGACCATTGCTGGCCAACTGGGTACTCTTCTCAAGATTGATGAACTCACGTCCACTCTAACCAGATCAAAGTATGCTCGGGTATGTGTGGAGATCGATCTTTCGAAGCCCCGCTGTCGGGGATTCTGGTTCGGTGATAATCAACAAAGGGTGTTTGTGGTCGTAATTTATGAAAGATTGCCTACTTTCTGTTACTCATGTGGAATGATTAGACATGGCACCAGCACATGTCCAAAGTCGGTGGCGACTGGGAATGATAATGCCTCTCCACCCTCTCGAAATGATCTGGAGACGGCGGCAGGGTCTGTCAAGTCCAGCACGTCTAGGCCCTTGGCATGGAGGTTGACGCTGTTCTTCCTAATCATTCATCGTCAGAACCTTCTCATGGCTCAAACGCAGACATCCTTGAAATAGACTATGGCCCCTGGCTTTTGGACTCCCGCTGGTGTGGTCGTGCTCGTGCTCGCGGGGGAGACAGAAGCGTCAATCCCGTAGCTCGAGGCACGACAGTCGCAGAGAGTACCTAGGGAGACGGGTCCCGAGGCCATGTCAAGCGCAGGCCACGTGGAGGTAAAGTTGGCAAAGGTAATGGGCGATCGCCTGTTTCCAAAGTCGGTTACAGTGACACCAACCCATTTGATTTGACAGCTATATCTGGCAACCTGATCTCTCTAGATCTAACCGTTGGCAATAATCATCTGATCGTTCATTAAGATCTTGGAAAGGACCGACTGTTCCTATCTTTGATCAACCGCCAGAACCCTCCAATCAAATCGTGGTATTCCACGGATCTCtagaaaaagtaaaagtaaaagCTCCTCTTTTGACCCTTTCGAACTCCCCACCCCCCATCCTTCGAACCTCGCTCCCTGGCTCTTCCTCTCTTCGTCTCACTGACGAGAAGTAGTCTTACTTGCAGATCGTTGATCAGATAGCCCATGCTCTTCATGAGGGTGAAATGGGGGATAACACCAACCAAGAAGATGGCTCCTTTGAGAATGGAGACGAGGACATGTCAGAAGGTGACGGGGAGATGTCGGTTGGAGATAGTCCTGAAGACAGTATGACCTTGACTTAATACCAGGATGAAGCTAGACACGAGACGCTCATTAGGAAGGGCATATACCATCCTTGCCCTTCCCAGAAGAAAGGAAAGACGGAGTATTGGAACCCTAGCTCTTAAGCCTTCACTTTGCAATGATACACACTTTCTTGTCTCTTCAGTCAGgatatttgtttcctttttattcttttctcaatctaTATCATTCTTATCATGAATACAGCTAAAATACTTTGTTGGAACTGTAGGGGCAATTCTGCGAGAGATACTTCCTCTCGTCTTCAGGCTGATCCGTTCTTACAAGCCTCTTCTGGTTTGCCTTGTTGAAACTAGTGCGAATTTTGATCGTTTAGACCGTTTCAGCTCTAAGATCCCTCGGAATTGGGAGTGGGTTGCGATTGAAGCTAATGGTTTTTCTGgcagtgtttttgtttttctgcgATCGAAACCTTTTCTGGTTTGCCATTACTATTTCTCGCAAAGCTTTGCATTTAGTAGCTTCTAATCGCCTTTTCAAAAATTGCATCATTTCTGTGATTTATAACTCTTCTCACTTTTGCAATCAATGTTTCCTTTGGCACGAGTTATCCAAAATTGCTCCTTTGCAGCTTCCTTGGCTTGTTCTTGGAGATTTAAATGCTGAGCTTTCCATGAATGAACATAAAGGAAGAAATTTCATGTATTATGACAGAAAAGCTCGTTTTTTCAAAGATTTTGTTGTCTCTAATAATCTGCTGGACCTTAACTTTTTTGGCCCTTCCTATATTGGTGTAACAATCAGATTGGCTCTACTTGGCGGTAggcgggtaaattttttagtaggacACTAAACTTTGacttattttcactttgatcaccgaacttcaatttgtatcaatttggtcactcaactgtaattttatttcaaccggtaataaatcaaggattttaacccccaattgattacatggttgtttaaaaatataagttagtCCTCCcattgacacattattaagtctattagaggTGTCCACATCATCGAAAAAGAGCCACATCATTAATTTAGAGGttgaattcttttgatttattacaaagtgaaatgaaattaaaattgagtgatcaaattgatacaaattgaagttcagtgatcaaagtaaaaataagtcaaagtttagtgatttactaaaaaatttacccggcGGTAGGCCAGACTTGACCGGTGTTTGGTGAATATGGAATGGACCAATACTGTTTGGGCTTACAACCTCCAGCATCTTTCTCGATCTTTTTTAGACCATTCCCCTTCTCTTCTTTCCACCAGTTTGCACCCCATTCATAATCAGAAGTTTTCGTTTCgaaatttttttggttgattatCTTGGTTGCCATTTCTGCTGTTCATGAAGCCTGGTGTTTTACTCATGGTAACCTTATGCAGGCCTTTACTCATCTCTTATCTCGTACTCGtcttaaaatcaacaagtggCGTCATCATGG from Dioscorea cayenensis subsp. rotundata cultivar TDr96_F1 chromosome 9, TDr96_F1_v2_PseudoChromosome.rev07_lg8_w22 25.fasta, whole genome shotgun sequence includes these protein-coding regions:
- the LOC120269516 gene encoding protein GLE1-like isoform X1 — protein: MVAGTSLISRMVFVQLELPCPKSCPVVAAADPQPQWTLGDLLSEIKTLELQLGNFSSTAIPVRLKEVMHMHPVGFLNFVCREFSHGHDVSVGEPFIMRISDEGVEDSDSDDGERSDKSTGKGTRFSCVDLDLSDLESSEDEGYLKITPHLVHKKGPEDSILLEYEREREIKVKEAVRCKLSSLEASLRFENDLSSALIRVEQGVWARKEADMRFDKQYKRKIAEMTDSHLSAIQRVHEQRCQIEERRIREDAATEEARRKEISLLEEKVQQEKAKAETEARLRAAKLAEEAQKAAREAAIKELKEAAEKEALRARAFVAEALDKHSTEKIQVSPIKVSNNIVSNVDKGIKVLAADNALQIEESRIKFYDEVAKEMMLSSNEEFDRCGRQISKLLRQINKTQQKVRAVSVALVGIIDGPQCPRPISCLLVAQKVVSLCENPNASFDSTAFAWGHVILRVTSQVPAVMDLLIAAMHKACIYTVPKHLRPTESPSKSNDYLKIIGYREEEGRIESSDSYLKRVESYMKLYAAIIQTQVPGIQNPHGLKEGWAWLSTFLNNLPANRTTAVALHAFLKMAGFALYKRYRSQFSKILNFISDNFLTVLKKRDNASKVYVEIEEYLQSKAYLTQPEGWSLQSGLLSRELV
- the LOC120269516 gene encoding protein GLE1-like isoform X2, with product MVAGTSLISRMVFVQLELPCPKSCPVVAAADPQPQWTLGDLLSEIKTLELQLGNFSSTAIPVRLKEVMHMHPEFSHGHDVSVGEPFIMRISDEGVEDSDSDDGERSDKSTGKGTRFSCVDLDLSDLESSEDEGYLKITPHLVHKKGPEDSILLEYEREREIKVKEAVRCKLSSLEASLRFENDLSSALIRVEQGVWARKEADMRFDKQYKRKIAEMTDSHLSAIQRVHEQRCQIEERRIREDAATEEARRKEISLLEEKVQQEKAKAETEARLRAAKLAEEAQKAAREAAIKELKEAAEKEALRARAFVAEALDKHSTEKIQVSPIKVSNNIVSNVDKGIKVLAADNALQIEESRIKFYDEVAKEMMLSSNEEFDRCGRQISKLLRQINKTQQKVRAVSVALVGIIDGPQCPRPISCLLVAQKVVSLCENPNASFDSTAFAWGHVILRVTSQVPAVMDLLIAAMHKACIYTVPKHLRPTESPSKSNDYLKIIGYREEEGRIESSDSYLKRVESYMKLYAAIIQTQVPGIQNPHGLKEGWAWLSTFLNNLPANRTTAVALHAFLKMAGFALYKRYRSQFSKILNFISDNFLTVLKKRDNASKVYVEIEEYLQSKAYLTQPEGWSLQSGLLSRELV